The Algoriphagus sanaruensis genome window below encodes:
- a CDS encoding sensor histidine kinase gives MSKGKITLIIVLMSVASFGLMGFQYYWIRNAIRINQERFDQNVLQALSGTIQELEKGEASDALLSQLLRDSVLQENLFKKIDPIDLQIQTTPNYSRPSAVDTLFSTQVPQVSQTFRRMLLSRGLDISILSELENFFTYMTPEVASSMFTPDEMEILLQEKERQLEYLSRNQGFLPEVPPALTITSAVTTAINISDDALDKIRKTNLKIELMNQAWEEMAEGQREILDRLDTAQLKSLLKNQLIEKGISESFELGVLNDDGQIIGIGPSSDVNQLKTQGVQAKLFPNDILGKDNYIYVYFPEKNSHVFRQVWIPISSSILFILVIILCFIYAIKIILRQKALSDIKNDFINNMTHEFKTPLATVSLAVEALQDPDLSSQDKFRTRYLGIIKDENKRLVTQVEKVLQAAALDKQDFKLKLEPVNLAELLESTVDHISLQVEKKGGRIEFYNQLRNPEIEGDAFHLTHIFNNLLDNANKYSHENPIIKVTAKEDGNQVIVIIQDNGIGMSRDAQKKIFDKFYRVPTGNLHDVKGFGLGLSYVKTMLEAHQGEIHVQSEPAKGSTFTINLPKKQ, from the coding sequence ATGTCCAAAGGAAAAATCACCCTGATTATTGTCCTGATGTCCGTCGCCAGCTTTGGTTTGATGGGATTTCAATACTATTGGATTCGAAATGCCATTCGAATCAATCAGGAGCGATTTGATCAAAATGTCTTGCAAGCTCTTTCTGGAACGATTCAAGAGCTAGAAAAAGGGGAGGCCAGTGATGCTCTTCTTAGCCAACTCTTACGCGATTCGGTCTTGCAGGAAAATCTGTTCAAAAAGATCGATCCCATTGATCTTCAAATCCAGACGACTCCTAACTATTCCAGACCTTCAGCAGTAGACACCTTATTTTCTACCCAGGTCCCTCAAGTCAGCCAAACTTTTAGACGAATGCTCCTCTCCAGGGGACTAGATATTTCTATTCTATCTGAGTTGGAAAACTTCTTCACCTACATGACTCCAGAGGTAGCTTCATCCATGTTTACCCCCGATGAAATGGAAATTCTCCTACAAGAGAAAGAGCGGCAATTGGAGTATTTAAGCCGAAATCAAGGTTTTCTGCCCGAGGTTCCACCAGCACTTACGATCACATCAGCTGTGACAACCGCTATTAACATTTCGGATGATGCGCTAGACAAGATCCGCAAGACCAATTTAAAAATCGAATTGATGAATCAGGCCTGGGAAGAAATGGCCGAAGGTCAGCGGGAAATTTTAGACAGATTAGATACGGCCCAGCTAAAGTCCTTATTAAAAAATCAATTGATTGAAAAAGGGATTTCAGAAAGTTTTGAACTGGGAGTACTCAATGACGATGGCCAGATCATCGGAATTGGACCATCCTCGGATGTGAATCAATTGAAAACGCAAGGCGTACAAGCCAAGCTTTTTCCAAATGACATTCTCGGAAAAGATAATTATATCTATGTCTATTTTCCTGAGAAAAACAGCCACGTATTTCGCCAAGTATGGATCCCAATTTCAAGCTCCATTTTATTCATCTTGGTCATTATACTTTGCTTCATTTATGCCATTAAAATCATCCTAAGGCAAAAAGCCCTTTCGGATATCAAAAATGATTTTATCAATAACATGACGCATGAGTTCAAAACTCCTCTAGCCACAGTCAGTCTTGCTGTGGAAGCATTGCAAGATCCAGATTTGAGTTCACAGGATAAATTTAGAACTCGATACTTGGGGATTATTAAGGATGAAAATAAGCGTCTAGTAACCCAAGTAGAAAAAGTACTCCAGGCAGCGGCATTAGACAAGCAAGATTTCAAACTTAAACTAGAGCCTGTGAATTTGGCTGAATTATTGGAATCAACAGTGGATCATATCAGCCTTCAAGTAGAGAAGAAAGGAGGACGGATTGAATTTTATAATCAACTTCGAAATCCAGAAATAGAAGGAGATGCCTTTCACTTGACGCATATTTTCAATAACCTTTTGGACAATGCCAATAAATATTCCCATGAAAATCCGATCATCAAGGTGACCGCCAAAGAAGATGGAAACCAAGTAATCGTGATTATTCAAGACAATGGAATCGGCATGAGTCGAGATGCACAAAAGAAAATTTTCGATAAATTCTATCGAGTTCCCACCGGAAACCTCCACGATGTAAAAGGGTTTGGACTTGGACTTTCCTACGTCAAAACCATGCTAGAAGCCCACCAAGGAGAAATTCATGTCCAATCAGAGCCCGCAAAAGGAAGTACGTTCACGATAAACCTACCCAAAAAACAATGA
- a CDS encoding cryptochrome/photolyase family protein encodes MAKILRLILGDQLNIQHPWFEKCDDSVTYLLMEMRQETDYVVHHIQKVVGIFAAMEEFANQLTALGHQVYHYPIDHPENHQTIAGQLQFLISRDHFTHFEYQLPDEYRLDQLLKELKTFLKIPVSAVDTHHFLTSREFLGEFFKGKKTFLMENFYREMRRKYQILMEGNLPLTGQWNYDQENRNALKDKKLLRPAKLHPKNVQRIVNRIETSGVKTMGSINPEQFPWPTSRSESLEILDYFCDHLLQHFGAYQDALTTWDPYLFHSRLSFSLNTKMISPLEVVQKVESFWYGHQDRISISQVEGFIRQIIGWREYMRGIYWAKMPDYAQLNYFEHEQKLPSWFWTGKTKMSCLKQSIGQSLDLAYAHHIQRLMVTGNFALLAGIHPDEVDQWYLGIYIDAFEWVEITNTRGMSQFADGGIVGTKPYVSSANYIKKQGNYCEHCAYDSSKKTGHGSCPFNSLYWHFYARNREKLERNPRIGMMYRTWDKMNNKQEILNQADFYLKNLDEL; translated from the coding sequence ATGGCTAAAATTTTACGTCTAATTCTGGGAGACCAATTAAATATCCAGCATCCTTGGTTTGAGAAATGCGATGATTCGGTCACTTATTTACTGATGGAAATGCGTCAGGAAACAGATTATGTCGTCCATCATATTCAAAAGGTGGTGGGAATATTTGCAGCCATGGAAGAGTTTGCCAATCAGTTGACGGCTCTGGGACATCAGGTGTACCATTATCCCATTGATCATCCTGAAAATCACCAAACCATAGCTGGCCAACTCCAATTTTTAATTTCCCGTGATCACTTTACCCATTTCGAATATCAACTACCCGATGAATACAGATTGGATCAACTTCTAAAGGAGTTGAAGACCTTTTTGAAAATTCCAGTAAGTGCTGTTGATACCCATCATTTCCTTACTTCTAGGGAATTTCTGGGTGAATTTTTCAAGGGCAAAAAAACCTTCTTGATGGAAAATTTCTACCGGGAAATGAGGAGAAAATACCAAATCCTCATGGAGGGCAATCTTCCCCTGACCGGACAATGGAATTACGATCAGGAAAATAGAAATGCACTGAAGGATAAAAAGCTGCTTCGTCCTGCTAAACTCCACCCGAAGAATGTTCAAAGGATAGTTAACCGTATTGAAACTTCGGGAGTCAAAACGATGGGTAGCATCAATCCGGAGCAGTTTCCTTGGCCAACCTCCCGATCGGAGAGTTTGGAAATTCTGGATTACTTCTGTGACCATTTACTCCAACATTTCGGAGCGTATCAGGATGCTTTGACCACATGGGATCCATACCTGTTCCATTCTCGACTTAGTTTCTCATTGAATACCAAAATGATTTCTCCATTGGAAGTTGTTCAGAAGGTGGAAAGCTTTTGGTATGGACATCAAGACCGAATTTCGATTTCTCAAGTGGAGGGATTTATCCGCCAGATTATAGGTTGGAGGGAATACATGCGAGGGATTTACTGGGCGAAAATGCCTGATTACGCTCAATTGAATTATTTCGAACATGAGCAGAAATTGCCCAGCTGGTTTTGGACGGGAAAGACTAAAATGTCCTGTTTGAAGCAATCTATCGGTCAATCTTTGGACTTGGCCTATGCACATCATATCCAACGTTTGATGGTCACTGGCAATTTTGCCTTGCTAGCAGGAATCCATCCTGATGAAGTGGATCAATGGTATTTGGGGATTTATATTGATGCATTTGAATGGGTAGAAATTACCAATACCCGGGGAATGAGCCAGTTTGCAGATGGAGGAATCGTAGGTACGAAACCGTATGTTTCCTCAGCCAATTACATCAAAAAGCAGGGCAATTATTGTGAGCACTGTGCCTATGATTCTTCCAAAAAGACCGGTCATGGCTCTTGCCCATTTAATAGTCTTTATTGGCACTTTTATGCTAGAAATAGAGAAAAACTAGAACGAAATCCTCGGATCGGCATGATGTATCGAACTTGGGATAAAATGAATAATAAACAGGAAATACTCAATCAGGCGGATTTTTACCTGAAAAATTTGGATGAGCTATAA
- a CDS encoding TolB family protein has translation MRTLLCAFTLLAFACSPKTETQVEPEARSASDSLLLHPEEMKYLKNIKQLTFGGNNAEAYWAFNDSLLVFQSDYAGWDNACDQIYYLNWREDDLQSQTPQRLSTGLGRTTCSYFLPGDQTIVYASTHLGGEACPPVPERRADGKYVWPIYDSFDIFTADLNGTILSQLTNEPGYDAEATVSPKGDRIVFTSMRTGDLELYTMNLDGSDVKQITSELGYDGGAFFSPDGSKIVWRASRPQTEEEIEEYKSLLKEGLVKPTEMELYVANADGSDVKKITSLGKANWAPFFHPSGEKLIFASNHQTERGYPFNLFMINLDGTGLTRITHDGTFDAFPVFSNDGKYLVFASNRNNGGTRDTNLFVAEWIGD, from the coding sequence ATGAGAACACTTCTTTGTGCCTTTACCTTGTTGGCCTTTGCCTGCAGTCCAAAAACCGAGACGCAAGTCGAGCCTGAAGCGCGATCTGCATCCGACTCTTTATTACTTCATCCGGAAGAAATGAAGTACCTCAAGAACATCAAGCAACTTACATTTGGTGGAAATAATGCGGAGGCCTATTGGGCTTTCAACGATTCGCTTCTAGTTTTTCAATCCGATTATGCAGGCTGGGATAATGCCTGCGACCAGATTTATTATCTAAACTGGCGTGAAGACGATCTCCAAAGTCAAACTCCTCAACGTCTAAGTACGGGACTAGGTCGAACTACTTGCTCTTATTTTTTACCGGGTGACCAGACCATTGTCTACGCTTCCACACATTTGGGAGGTGAGGCCTGTCCACCTGTTCCGGAACGAAGGGCAGATGGTAAATATGTATGGCCGATTTATGATAGTTTTGACATTTTCACAGCTGATCTAAATGGGACGATTCTTTCCCAACTAACCAATGAGCCCGGCTATGATGCTGAAGCTACAGTATCTCCAAAAGGTGACCGAATTGTATTCACCTCGATGCGTACCGGCGACTTGGAATTGTACACCATGAATTTGGATGGAAGTGATGTCAAGCAGATTACCTCTGAATTAGGTTATGATGGAGGAGCATTTTTCTCCCCCGATGGATCAAAAATCGTATGGAGGGCTTCCAGGCCTCAGACCGAAGAAGAAATCGAGGAATACAAAAGTTTATTAAAAGAAGGCCTTGTCAAGCCAACAGAAATGGAGCTTTATGTAGCAAATGCGGATGGTAGCGATGTGAAAAAAATCACGAGTTTAGGCAAGGCAAACTGGGCACCATTTTTCCATCCGTCTGGTGAAAAACTGATTTTCGCATCGAATCACCAAACTGAAAGAGGCTATCCATTTAATCTATTCATGATCAACCTCGACGGTACCGGACTTACCCGAATCACTCATGATGGTACTTTTGATGCATTTCCAGTTTTCTCAAATGACGGAAAATACTTGGTATTTGCTTCCAATCGGAATAACGGTGGAACCCGAGATACCAACCTTTTCGTAGCAGAATGGATTGGTGATTAA
- a CDS encoding type IX secretion system membrane protein PorP/SprF, whose translation MLKKILGIGLLIFGLLASTCLKAQDVQYSQFYSAPLYLNPALTGASELTRVGMNYRNQWPGLDHSFNSYSAYIDHYIFDYNSGIGLIFNGNQESLANLSTNEVGLSYAYRLQISEDLYFRIGAQASFVQRDAFFSDLVFGSMIDIVNGNVGVITDELNGVPLDSRYSFMDYAAGGMFYGNNFWFGGALHHISEPNTSFVQDQISVLPQKFSLQGGYKINLAPGGRDFFTHLYQERSLSFAFNYKQQAPFNQLDIGTQLYLHPLVLGLWYRGLPTKYSLPNNESIIGLVGVSLESGLDIGYSYDFTVSKLNQRNSGGAHEISIRYTFLWGDPRSRNQRSRVIPCFKY comes from the coding sequence ATGCTGAAGAAAATATTAGGGATAGGACTATTGATCTTTGGCCTTTTGGCAAGCACATGCCTGAAGGCCCAGGATGTCCAATATTCTCAATTTTACTCAGCCCCACTTTACCTTAATCCAGCACTTACAGGTGCTTCGGAACTTACTCGAGTGGGAATGAACTACCGAAACCAATGGCCAGGCCTAGATCATAGCTTTAATTCCTATTCAGCGTATATCGATCACTATATTTTTGACTACAATAGCGGGATTGGATTAATTTTTAATGGAAATCAAGAAAGCCTTGCAAATCTTTCCACCAACGAAGTAGGATTGAGTTATGCCTATCGACTTCAAATCTCAGAGGATTTGTATTTCAGAATTGGAGCTCAAGCGAGTTTTGTGCAGCGTGATGCCTTTTTCTCTGATTTAGTATTTGGCTCTATGATCGATATTGTCAACGGAAATGTTGGTGTCATTACAGATGAACTAAACGGTGTTCCTTTGGATAGTCGCTATTCCTTTATGGATTATGCTGCAGGAGGGATGTTTTATGGAAACAATTTTTGGTTTGGGGGGGCTCTTCATCATATCAGCGAACCCAATACTTCTTTTGTCCAAGATCAGATATCAGTGCTTCCTCAGAAATTTTCGCTTCAAGGAGGTTATAAAATCAATCTTGCCCCTGGAGGAAGAGATTTCTTCACTCACCTCTATCAAGAGCGCTCTTTATCTTTCGCCTTTAACTACAAACAGCAAGCTCCATTCAACCAATTGGATATAGGTACTCAATTGTATTTACATCCTTTGGTGCTGGGTCTTTGGTATAGAGGACTCCCTACTAAATATAGCCTTCCGAATAATGAGTCCATTATTGGATTAGTAGGCGTCTCATTGGAATCAGGCTTGGATATAGGGTATTCTTATGATTTTACAGTTTCGAAATTAAATCAGCGTAACAGCGGTGGAGCTCATGAAATTTCAATTCGTTATACGTTTTTATGGGGTGACCCAAGAAGTAGGAATCAGAGGTCAAGAGTAATACCTTGCTTTAAATATTGA
- a CDS encoding gliding motility-associated C-terminal domain-containing protein, whose amino-acid sequence MNRVILFSKIWALILLQWIGGISYVNAQLSDTMARTASYDKMTVIVSGKLALCSHSERGSIVLTVQGGKAPYKFKWNNNDTSQNRVNLYAGTYTVWITDADGQMITESIVIQPPFPLILNPVDKRDASCGSGQDGYARISVKIGRGEPYQVTWSNGLKNVWEADNLAPGTYVVTVADRYNCDTSISFEIKAASEGISVSESVQNISCSSSQDGNIQLNVTGGQTPYTFKWSNGATTKDISNLSPGTYQVQVTDAKGCSFQASYAVQAASQIQILDDITQPSCTGSASGSIKLTVSGGKSPYTYQWSNGSTQSSVQNLVAGTYTVKVTDASGCYSEKQFTLANQSALSLSLVSKSDVLCFGDKTGKLDLNVTGAAGSTTVKWSDGSTTLDRDNLAPGTYTVTVKDQFCEVSSTFQISGPASEIQVSASPQNPSCAGNDGKISLTVSGGTAPYIYAWNNGASAKDLSSLGEGKYEVTITDENGCSVQKSFDLVSPLPLAYQEEITQPSCAGESTGAIKLTVSGGNAPYTYLWSNGSVHSSAQNLAAGIHQVKITDATGCVVERQFELTNQSALKVEAINVAPVSCQGKEDGAIELTISGAKGNVKFNWSDNSNAGSSRTNLKSGTYEVLISDESGCTISQQVQVAETIQLQARVESTLDVDCESGKVTGRAWVAITGGKEPYTYQWSNTNFKEKEIEFSKSGLLKVKVTDALGCEVEAQAMVTFPDFSNQGARLNFEYRKLVFTNEPEVMVEEEILFESDISPEFIAWEWEFGDGQKSSEKDPIHVFKAPGTYVVKLTGFDIFGCDLQEVNEVVVNQPEEMMVIPNAFSPNGDNLNDTFIPKMRGVDEFNMQVFNLWGEKLYEASGVEASGWDGTYKGQLVPPGNYIYKIEYLTWEGIRKSASGSVSLIR is encoded by the coding sequence ATGAATAGGGTAATTCTTTTTTCGAAAATCTGGGCCCTTATCCTTCTCCAATGGATAGGCGGAATTTCCTATGTCAATGCCCAGCTTTCTGACACGATGGCAAGGACTGCCAGTTATGATAAAATGACCGTAATCGTTTCTGGCAAACTAGCCCTTTGTTCTCATAGTGAGCGAGGAAGTATTGTGCTGACTGTTCAAGGTGGAAAAGCACCCTACAAATTCAAGTGGAATAATAATGATACCTCCCAAAATAGAGTAAACCTCTATGCGGGTACTTATACAGTTTGGATCACAGACGCAGATGGTCAGATGATCACTGAGAGTATTGTTATCCAGCCCCCCTTTCCACTTATCCTCAATCCTGTAGATAAAAGGGATGCATCCTGTGGATCAGGTCAAGATGGATATGCAAGAATATCTGTCAAAATAGGACGTGGTGAACCCTACCAAGTCACTTGGAGTAATGGATTGAAAAACGTATGGGAGGCGGATAATTTAGCTCCAGGTACTTATGTGGTCACTGTAGCGGATCGATATAATTGTGATACAAGTATTTCCTTCGAAATCAAGGCTGCATCCGAGGGGATTTCTGTGTCAGAATCTGTCCAGAATATTTCTTGTTCTTCTTCCCAAGACGGAAATATCCAACTGAATGTAACCGGTGGACAAACCCCTTACACCTTTAAATGGAGTAATGGAGCTACCACTAAAGATATTTCCAATCTAAGTCCTGGGACTTACCAAGTCCAAGTAACTGACGCGAAAGGTTGTTCCTTCCAAGCGTCTTATGCCGTCCAAGCTGCGTCACAAATTCAGATTTTGGATGATATCACTCAACCTTCATGCACAGGTAGCGCATCAGGATCTATTAAATTGACTGTTTCAGGAGGGAAATCGCCTTACACCTATCAATGGAGTAATGGAAGTACTCAATCCTCTGTTCAAAACTTGGTAGCGGGAACATACACTGTTAAGGTGACAGACGCTTCTGGATGTTATTCAGAGAAACAGTTTACGTTAGCCAACCAGTCAGCACTTAGCCTTTCTTTAGTTTCGAAATCTGATGTGTTGTGCTTTGGAGATAAAACTGGAAAATTGGACTTGAATGTAACTGGGGCTGCTGGTTCTACTACTGTAAAATGGTCTGACGGCTCTACCACATTGGACAGAGATAATTTGGCTCCAGGAACTTACACTGTAACAGTTAAAGATCAATTCTGCGAAGTATCTTCCACATTCCAGATTTCCGGACCCGCATCTGAAATTCAAGTATCAGCTTCTCCTCAAAACCCTTCCTGTGCTGGAAATGACGGAAAAATTTCGCTGACCGTTTCTGGTGGTACTGCTCCTTATATATATGCGTGGAATAATGGTGCATCGGCCAAAGACCTCAGCAGCCTTGGAGAAGGAAAATATGAAGTAACCATAACCGATGAGAACGGTTGCTCCGTCCAAAAGTCCTTTGACTTGGTGTCTCCACTTCCCTTAGCTTACCAGGAGGAAATAACCCAGCCATCCTGTGCCGGTGAGTCTACAGGGGCAATTAAATTAACAGTAAGTGGAGGAAATGCGCCTTATACCTACTTGTGGAGTAATGGAAGCGTACATTCCTCTGCCCAAAATTTGGCAGCAGGAATTCATCAGGTAAAAATCACTGATGCTACTGGATGTGTTGTTGAACGACAATTTGAACTTACCAATCAATCCGCATTGAAAGTGGAAGCCATTAACGTGGCTCCAGTTTCTTGTCAAGGCAAAGAGGATGGGGCAATTGAATTGACCATTTCTGGAGCGAAAGGAAATGTAAAATTTAATTGGTCTGATAATTCTAATGCAGGTTCGAGTAGGACTAATCTTAAATCTGGAACCTATGAGGTTTTGATTTCCGATGAATCGGGTTGTACTATTTCTCAACAAGTCCAGGTAGCCGAAACTATCCAACTCCAAGCACGGGTAGAAAGTACATTGGATGTTGATTGTGAATCAGGAAAAGTGACAGGTAGAGCCTGGGTAGCCATTACAGGAGGTAAAGAACCGTATACCTATCAATGGTCAAATACAAATTTTAAGGAAAAGGAAATTGAATTTTCGAAATCTGGACTCTTGAAAGTTAAGGTAACTGATGCACTAGGCTGTGAAGTAGAAGCACAAGCGATGGTGACCTTCCCAGACTTCAGCAATCAAGGAGCAAGATTAAATTTTGAATATAGAAAGCTCGTATTCACCAATGAGCCTGAGGTAATGGTCGAGGAAGAGATTCTCTTTGAAAGTGATATTTCTCCTGAATTTATTGCTTGGGAATGGGAATTTGGAGATGGTCAAAAATCTTCTGAAAAAGATCCCATCCATGTCTTTAAAGCTCCAGGTACTTATGTAGTCAAGCTTACTGGATTTGATATTTTCGGTTGTGATCTTCAAGAAGTCAACGAGGTAGTTGTCAACCAGCCTGAAGAAATGATGGTAATACCGAATGCTTTCTCTCCAAATGGAGATAATTTAAATGACACCTTTATTCCAAAAATGAGGGGCGTTGATGAATTCAACATGCAGGTCTTCAACCTTTGGGGAGAAAAATTATATGAAGCATCAGGAGTTGAAGCAAGCGGATGGGATGGTACCTACAAAGGGCAACTCGTCCCTCCAGGAAATTATATCTATAAAATAGAATACCTGACTTGGGAAGGCATTAGAAAATCCGCCTCCGGATCAGTCTCCCTCATCAGGTAG
- the lysA gene encoding diaminopimelate decarboxylase, whose amino-acid sequence MQHPSHLQGISLVSLAEEFGTPLYIYDGEKIFNQVKSLQNAFSAAPLKIKYATKALSNISVLKLIKKAGAGVDAVSIEEVRLGLMAGFIADEIMYTPSGVSFDEILQAVDLGVMVNLDSIPLMVRFGETFGGKVPACIRINPHIMAGGNYKISVGHKESKFGISIEQLPQILKVVKTYNLSIVGLHIHTGSDILDAEVFLKGGNVLFEAALQFPDLKFLDFGGGFKVAYKPGDIATDIQVVGQAVGEAFQAFCEKYGRQLELWLEPGKYLVSESGYLVVKTTVVKETPTVTFVGVDSGLNHLIRPMMYDAYHDVYNVSNPGGPIKEYTIVGYICETDTIASKRQLPEIHEDDFLVIKNAGAYGYSMSSNYNSRIRPAEVLIWEGKAHLIRRREEFEDLVRHQIEVDF is encoded by the coding sequence TTGCAACATCCATCACACCTTCAGGGTATTTCTCTGGTTTCTCTCGCCGAGGAATTTGGCACCCCACTTTATATCTATGATGGGGAGAAAATCTTCAATCAGGTCAAGTCGCTTCAAAATGCATTTTCTGCAGCACCATTAAAAATTAAATATGCGACTAAGGCTTTGTCTAATATTTCTGTTTTGAAGCTCATAAAAAAAGCAGGAGCAGGAGTGGATGCGGTTTCGATTGAAGAAGTAAGGCTAGGATTGATGGCTGGTTTTATTGCGGATGAAATAATGTATACTCCAAGTGGGGTAAGTTTTGATGAAATCCTTCAGGCAGTGGACCTAGGTGTGATGGTCAATCTCGACAGCATTCCGTTAATGGTTCGTTTTGGTGAAACATTTGGCGGAAAAGTTCCGGCTTGTATTAGAATAAATCCGCATATCATGGCGGGAGGAAATTATAAAATTTCCGTTGGTCATAAGGAAAGTAAGTTTGGGATCTCTATCGAGCAATTACCTCAGATTTTGAAAGTGGTGAAGACTTACAATTTGAGCATCGTTGGATTACACATCCACACAGGTTCAGATATTCTTGATGCAGAAGTTTTTCTAAAAGGAGGAAATGTGCTCTTTGAAGCAGCACTTCAATTTCCTGATTTGAAGTTTTTGGATTTTGGTGGTGGTTTCAAAGTCGCCTATAAGCCCGGAGATATTGCAACTGATATTCAGGTAGTGGGTCAGGCTGTTGGGGAAGCTTTTCAAGCCTTTTGCGAAAAGTACGGTCGGCAATTGGAGCTTTGGCTTGAGCCAGGGAAATACCTGGTTAGTGAATCTGGCTATCTAGTGGTCAAAACTACCGTTGTGAAAGAAACCCCAACGGTAACTTTTGTTGGTGTGGATTCTGGATTAAATCATCTGATTCGCCCGATGATGTATGATGCTTATCATGATGTGTACAACGTAAGCAATCCCGGTGGACCAATTAAAGAGTATACCATCGTTGGCTACATCTGTGAAACAGACACGATCGCCTCTAAGCGACAGCTTCCAGAGATTCATGAAGATGATTTTCTAGTGATAAAAAATGCAGGAGCCTACGGTTACAGTATGTCCAGCAACTACAACTCAAGAATAAGACCAGCTGAAGTATTGATTTGGGAAGGAAAGGCCCATCTGATTCGTCGAAGAGAAGAATTTGAAGATCTAGTCAGACATCAGATTGAAGTTGATTTTTAA
- a CDS encoding type IX secretion system membrane protein PorP/SprF yields MKPADLQYRSSKSLLVQGMENFWKVAFFLIVLFQSAVSMAQDVQYSQFYANPLYLNPAFAGSSEMSRLGVNYRNQWPGLDQSINSYSASFDSYIFNANSGIGILFNKSQQSQANLSISEIAGSYSYRARLGFRSFLRVGGQVSYIDRDAYFGNLVFGSQIDDASGSISDFSGENLGADVRHQFVDYSAGLLFNNESAWFGVSAHHLSQPNISFMDGQMSQLPLKLSVHGGVKFDLSGGASRNFMNRRENVREFMIAFNYKNQEPFQQLDLGAQLNIQPLVIGLWYRGIPVAGSQNAQHESLIGLVGISLANGIDVGYSYDYSISSLGNANSAGAHEISIRYSFLAGSQQGAGRKSSMPCFKY; encoded by the coding sequence ATGAAACCCGCCGACCTCCAATATCGCTCCTCAAAAAGCCTCCTAGTCCAGGGGATGGAGAACTTCTGGAAGGTGGCTTTCTTCTTGATCGTTCTTTTTCAATCTGCAGTAAGCATGGCTCAGGACGTTCAATATTCTCAGTTCTATGCTAATCCACTTTACCTTAACCCAGCATTTGCTGGTAGCTCTGAAATGAGCAGATTAGGCGTAAACTACAGAAACCAATGGCCTGGACTTGATCAATCTATCAATTCTTATTCTGCAAGTTTCGATTCTTACATTTTCAATGCAAATTCTGGAATCGGTATCCTTTTCAATAAATCTCAACAAAGCCAAGCAAACTTGAGTATTTCTGAAATCGCAGGTTCTTACTCTTACAGAGCAAGATTGGGTTTCAGATCTTTCCTTAGAGTAGGTGGTCAAGTGAGCTACATCGATCGTGACGCTTACTTTGGAAACTTGGTTTTTGGTAGCCAAATCGATGACGCTAGTGGTAGCATTTCAGATTTCTCAGGTGAAAACCTCGGTGCTGATGTGAGACACCAATTTGTTGATTACTCTGCTGGATTGCTTTTCAACAATGAGTCAGCTTGGTTTGGAGTAAGTGCTCACCACCTTTCTCAACCTAACATCTCCTTCATGGATGGTCAAATGAGCCAGTTGCCTTTGAAACTTTCTGTTCATGGTGGAGTCAAATTCGACCTTTCTGGTGGTGCTTCTAGAAACTTCATGAACAGAAGAGAAAATGTTCGTGAGTTCATGATCGCCTTCAATTATAAAAACCAAGAGCCTTTCCAACAATTAGACTTAGGTGCTCAATTGAACATTCAGCCTTTGGTAATCGGCCTTTGGTACCGAGGTATTCCAGTAGCAGGATCCCAAAATGCACAACATGAATCCTTGATTGGATTGGTTGGAATTTCCCTTGCAAACGGAATTGATGTTGGATACAGCTACGATTACAGTATCTCTTCTTTAGGCAACGCCAACAGCGCAGGTGCTCACGAGATTTCAATTCGTTACTCCTTCCTTGCAGGATCTCAACAAGGCGCTGGAAGAAAGTCTTCTATGCCATGTTTCAAATATTGA